In Diceros bicornis minor isolate mBicDic1 unplaced genomic scaffold, mDicBic1.mat.cur scaffold_901_ctg1, whole genome shotgun sequence, the genomic stretch GatggtgtgtgggggctgggtGACTTCCACTTCAGTTCTGGAAATGAGCCCCAAATGGCCTCTGTCTGTTGGCCCCTGGCTTGTCTATGTCTTCGCTGCAGGCTGACACCTCCGCCCTCAAAAGCCTGCTGGAGACCCACTCCCATTTTTACACATCCACTTGTTTTCCTCATAGAGGAAAGAACCATATGGGGAACCATTTGGAGCCCGGCTGCTTGACGTACCCCGTGAGGTTGTGCCCCACACCTGCTCGCCACAGATAGGAGAAGGCCTGGGCCCCAAAGACCGCAAGTCGCCGCTGCCCCTCGGTGCTCTGTGACCCAGATAGTCTCCAAGGTGCTGCTAGGTGACGTCCCCTAGACGCGGAGGCCCCCGCGCTGATCCCCTTCTCCCGCAGGCGTTCACtcgccttcctccccctcccgagGGCGGCACCCACGGGCCTTAGCCTCTCTGGACAGGCTCCTGCTGTGAAGGACTTCCCCACTCACAAAGCTGGCAAGTCCTGGCCCAGAGAAAGCTTGTGTGTCCTACTGCCACCTTGTGGTCATCCGTTTGTCCTCGGTCAGCCCAGAAATCCCTTGCACGTCTACAACTCATTCCCCTGGTTGACTCCAGGTAGCCCTAGTTCACAGCTGACCTAGATCCCACTGCATAGCTCTTCAATTTTAACTGCTTGTTAGAACAAGGAAGAAGAATTTGGACATGAGCTGATGCTGGTCTTCAGCTTTCTGGTGTGGACTGGTTATTCTAGTTATCACTAGTTATCCGTACTCAGATAATCATCTAGGGCCCCCTCCGTATCTATGGTACTGACtcattattccaaaagaaaatcgGAATTTAGATTTCAGAAGAATGTCTGTTTCCACTTCCGGGCATCAAGGAGTATTCGGGGTTCTCGTCTAGAGATCTCCTGGAAGCGAGTTTCCTGTGCACCACTATTCATCTCAGACTGATCGTGCTTTCAACCTAAAATAGAACGTTCGATTGAGAGGCTATGTTTCCAATTCAAGGAAGGCCTCCACTCCTTCCACTCATGTTCCTTGGGTGATTAGTTCCCTCTGCACCCGGGTTCATCTACATTAGTAACTTCTGAATGCAGCCAGGAGAAGAAGAATTGAGAGTCCGGAAGAAGCTACATCTCAGCGCCTAACTTCAACTACTTATTCTGGACATCTCTAGCTCTCTCGAAGGAAGGAGACACCTGGTGCCAATATCTATAGGACGCAATCCCTGTTGCGACACGACCTGAGACTCATAttactttattgtggtaaaatacacatagcatagcatttaccctcttaaccctttgtaagtgtacagttcagtggcattaaagacGTTCCCAGGGTCGTGCCGCCatcgccaccatccatctccagaactttctcacttGCCACACTGAAACTCCATCCCCATTCAACAATAACTCCCCAGTGCcacttctcccagcccctgggaccTACCGTTCTCCCTTCCGTCTCCAtcaatctgactactctagggacctcatgtaaatggaatcatacgatatttgtcctttggtgtctggcttcttttgcttagctacACGTCTGAAAGGTTCAGCCGTGCTGCGGCGCGTGTCAGAACCTCATTCCTCCGTCAGGCGAAATAATCTTCCGCTGTGTGTATAGACCCGTTTTGTCTACCCGCTCCTCCGTCCCTGGACGCTTGACTTGTCTCCACCTCTTGGCTCTTGTCCACAGTGCTGCTCTGAACACGGGTCTACAAACCTCTGTTCAAGTCCCCGCTTTCAGTCCTTTgggggtgtatacccagaagtggaatggctggatcctctggtcattctgggtgtcatttttggaggaaccaccgcaccgttttccacagcggctgcaacATTTGCGCTCCCACCGGGAAGGCCCAGGGTTCCGGTTTCTCCAGGCCCTGGCCAACACGTCTCCTTTTCCCTTGTGTTGAGACTCGCCAGCCTGCTGGGTGTCAAGTGGTCTGTCATTGCGGTCTGGCTGCAGACCAGCACTTGAGAAGAGTATGTTTTCAGCCCTCTGGCTTCAAATGCTTATTCGGCTTCTATACGGTTGTCTCTACTGAAATCTTAACTAAGTCATTGTCGTGATCTGCGTTACTCAGTGAAGAGTCATAACAGAAGAAGTGAGAAGAGTGTGCTCCCCAGCATCCTAGAGTCAAAGTGTTCTAGAGATCTGGGAAAGTAGTTACCTGGTTACTACTAGGTATCTTCGTCCTGATGCATCCTTTCAATAGGAAAtaagagttctggaaatcttatcataaagaattacaaaatgttgtatatcttGTTATAATTATAAGGAATTCATGGAAATTTCAGATGTGAGCGACCACACGAGCCGAACTGTAAGGGATGTGCCAGCTCGGCTGATGCCAGCCAGGAGCATCACATGGTAGGTCTCTGATGCTATATCGGATCCCGAGCCACAACCGATCCCAGGCTCTCCAGCCAAGAGAGGGTGAGGCCTGCAGAATCCAGCCAGAGCCAGCCTGAGGAGGAGACAGCTTGCTTCAAGTCAGGGGGGAGGCCGTGGGAGGGAAATCCCTTGATGGCTTTTTCCAAGTGAATTCAACCATCATCCTGTAACCGGTTTCCTACCCACCCTCGGGGAACAAGAGGCAGAGGCAAGGTATCTTTCTGTGTTTTGCACAGTAGGTGAGGTGAGTAGGGCCCACCATACCTTGAGGGGCTatgaaaatggtttcacttaATTTATTAAATGGACCTGATGACAATGGTGGCTGTGAAGGTCAAAATAGGGTGAGTCCTGTACATTGTCAAGCATGTGGACCATTCTCAGAAGCTCCTGTCGATACTGCTCAGGATATTAACACGTCCCGGGGCGCCTGCAACACCCTTGTTGAAGGGAGGGACAGAGCCCTCACTCTgccctggctctctctccctttttattttttatttttatttatttatttatttatttatttatttatttatttatttattgctgaggaagattggccctgaggtaacgtctgttgccaatcttcccctctttttcttcgtttttgctgaggatgatctcTGCCCgtcctcctctcttttgtatgtgcggTGGCGcggcagcacggcttgatgagcagtgcgtgggtccgctcccgggatccgaacctgcgaaccccaggccgaagAAGCAGAGCGGGCGGACCCgaccaccacgccaccgggcgggccccctgGCTCTCTTTTATGTGACATGTATCAGGGGAGAACAAGAGCTCAGGAAGACaggtctggaggaagagagagggaagaagaggacgaggggggaggagggagaggagtgcatgggagggaggaggaggaaaatgaccgcgaggagggggaggagaaaacaGCGGGAACTAACCCAAGTCCACAGCACCCGACCAGCACAGGAAACCCGCGCGCTTTTTAGGGGACCTGCAGCCAGAGGCGTGGTGGCGGAGCACAGCACGGAGGATGTCGCATGCTCCACAATCGCGTCCAGGGCCAAAGCAAGGGCCACGTGCAGTGTGAGCATTCTCGGATGCAAGAAACACTGGGCAGGCTTCTACACTTGTGCTCTGACGGGGGTCGGGGTCGTTACTCCCAACCTGGAGTACTTGTTGCTTTCGCAAGGGATGGCTTGGGTTTCTTGCACCCTGCATCTGAGCACCCAGAGAGCTCCGCAAACACAGGCCCAAGCTCCCTCTCCCCCGCACCGGTGGAGAGCACGGCTGGCTCTGCTTTCAGCGCATTCTTGCAAAAACCCAGCAAGCAGTCTCCTAGCTCATTCTTGCCTCTGAACCACTAGCCCGATTCCTGGACCTCGGGGGCGCATGGAAGAGAACCAGAGTCCCATTCGTtcttggggaggggagagtcCTGCTCCCAGCCCACAAGGCAAGGGAAAGGACCTTCCCTTCAGCGCGCTGGGGCTGCTAGGGGCTCCGCGCTTTCTCCAGCCCTCTGTGTGCATCTCTCGCTCTGCAAGACCCAAGGGCAAGGAGCCCCGCGCCCAGCGGCGGGCCTCGAGGGCCAGGCGGAGAGACGTTCTCCCGACACTGCCCCAAGGGCTCCCGGGGTTCGTGTGAGGTCTCGTTGCCCCGCCCCTACCCGCGCCCCAAATCCGCGGGCACCATCCAGCAAAGCCCCTTCCTCAGGCCAGTCCCCCGGCCCCGACGGACGCGGGAGGCGTCAGCTAAGCCGCAAGTTGgagctcccctgccccacacttgcacgccccctcccagcaccctgccGGCCAGCGCTCCACCCACTTgcgggccccgccccggccgcccgCGCGCCCCAGCAGGTCCCACCCACCGCACGCACGGCGCGACTGCACGTGAGGAGAAGAGCAGTCGTCTAAGCCGGAGCCTGTAGACCTGGCCGCTGGAGCCGATGCGCTATAAAGCGAAGCCGGCGCCAGCAAGAGGACCCCGCCCAGGGATGGCCGCGGCTCGCCGCGCAGAGTCTGCGGGGGGCGCCCCGCTGCGTCCGCGGCATGGAGCCTGCGCCCGGGGGCAGCCGCCGGGGAGTCGTGGAGCTCCGGGAAGAACTGCAAGGTGAGTGCCTGGACCGGGACAGGTGCTTTGGGCAACTCCAGGAAACGTCCTTTCCCTGGGAGAGGCGGGAGCACGGGACGCCGCTGCTGCGCCGCCGCCTTCGCTGCTCTCAGCTCGCGGGCCTgcgcctccctctgccccccgcccgccccccgccccccgccccggcccccggcccccgccgcccGCGCTCCCACGCCCGGAtgtgtctcttttcctctccggAGACGAAGCCCTCCGCGATCTCAGGGATGGGAACAGGAGGAGACATCGTCGAGGAGGATCGAAGGTCCGAAGCTGAGCAGGGAGCAGCGGACGAAGGAGAACAAGGCCAGGTTGGCGCAGGAGCTCGGGGCCCCGTGGACCCGGAGAAGGAGGAAGGCGGCGGCGGCTGGGAGCCCccgcagcaggagcagcagcttcAGGAGCCCTCCCACGTGGCCCCCGAGGGTCTGCAGCCCCGCGACAGGCAGCCGGGCCTCCCCCGCCACACGTTCACCGGGTTGCGCCTGAAGGGGCTGGAGAGCGTTTTCCAGCGCACTCAATACCCCGACGTGTTCAGCGCGCGGTAAGCCGCTTGCTCTGGAGGCGCCCGGTGCTCTAGGGCGCTCGGGCTCCTCCGTCCAGTCCCGGGGCGCCTGCGGGGCTTTCCCGGGTCTCTTTCCCTCCACTCCAGAGCCAGAGCTCCCCAGCGGGCTCCAGGCCACT encodes the following:
- the LOC131403800 gene encoding rhox homeobox family member 1-like, which encodes MGTGGDIVEEDRRSEAEQGAADEGEQGQVGAGARGPVDPEKEEGGGGWEPPQQEQQLQEPSHVAPEGLQPRDRQPGLPRHTFTGLRLKGLESVFQRTQYPDVFSARKELAFLLDVAEPRAQVSEPEHGDSAGPPV